The genomic segment AAAGCAGTTTCACTTCAAACGGATCCCCTTTCATCTTTAGGCACAGCTGCTGCATCTCCTTGATGTAGTATCAGGACACTTTTAGCGTGCTATAAACAAAGACATGGCGTTCCTTGTCTTTGTTATATCCTACCACCAGACCTGAAACGTTCCTAGCAAAACTCAAacatttttgttttcagtgGCACATTTTCTTACTTTGTATGCTTCTGCGGGAGGAAAATCCAAGTAAATAATGAAGGATATTAGAAAAAGATTTTAgttttctatattcatgtagatagtaataacaatattcTTATTTACACAAAAAGAGAAGACTGCCTTGTCTGGGGTACCTCCCTTTAAGGGGGATCTCTGACTGGGACTCTATAGATACATAGAAAGATCGGTTACAGCACCGTGGGAATCCCATCACCTTGCTTGTGCGAAGCTGGTGAGAATGTCCTCCTATGCACCCAAATTGTATGCAGCATTTGAGGCATAGCTGTAAGTATGTGTGTACAGGTAACATATCTTGTCATTCCTTGTAATAAAAGTGTAAATTTAATGGATAACTGCTTTAAAGAAATATTTGTCTCAGTAATATTACTTTTCTCtggaatattttttctttatttctaagaCAAAAGACTTGAATTGGGAATATCACATCACAAGATCATTAGTCCTGATATTCTCTGTGCTTATAGTAATCGAAAATACATAGAAGTAGGATTTACTGAAATGTGAAAACACTTCTGCCACCAAGGATTACTGTTTTTTAAGTAACATAGAAAGTCATTGTACTTTTATTGTCAGTTGCTGTTTGCTCGTAACTTCAACTTCTAACAAACCACAGTAAAAACAGTGCCAGTGAGTCTTCGTAAAGTTACAATGCAAAGGTTGTGGCGTCGTTTTCTCACGCTGTCTTTGAGGGACGCTGAATCATGACAGCGTCGATGACAGGCCAGGCACAaaataattttgaaagaaaatccagaaatTCAATAACCGTCTCGTGTATATTCAAACATAAATAGAATTATATGAAGGCAAGTGGCATAATCTATCACCATCAAATGTTCGTACAGAATGTGTACTGTTATATAGAGGATGCAGTAATCACTCCACGTATTAGCTTGATGTgtaactgagtgagtgagtggaaagGTAAAGGGATAGTATTGGCTGAGTAATTCCAATCACCAGCCACCTTCACAGTTCACCGAGCTTAACACACAATCCTTTCAATCTCTCTGCCATGCGGAAAAGATACAGTTATGACTTGGTttgcatttcctcttctcttaatcAATTCTGTGTTTCCTTCGTCAATGTTGTTCACCATAGCAACTGCCTACTTTCACTGTGCTTGTGGGGAAACAAAAATAGCTTAACTAACTGCATTACAGCCATGATTAGATCCTTGTGATGCCAAGTTGCCTCAGCactagagaggaaagaagagaaggagtctGCCTTTGaacttgcatttttctttcagagcctcatcattttttttctggtctctttctcctccttggtatttctttttttttttatggtctaATTaagtttctcatttttcatacTTGGCTTCATTATGACCTCTTTACTTacctgtgtgtctttctttcaccctttctctttttatctcttatccatttttgtgtctgtttgggtCTGTCTATCTCCACATGTCTATTGcgtattaaatctctctctctctctctctctctctctctctctctctctctctctctctctctctctctctctctctctctctctctctctctctctctctctctctctctctctctctctctctctctctctctctctctctctctctctctctctctctctctctctctctctctctctctctctctctctctctctctctctctctctctctctctctctctctctctctctctctctctctctctctctctctctctctctctctctctctctctctctctctctcattatcgtctcaatttacattttccttgactgatatttttttcctctcatcactgTCTTTTGAGGCCCTGGACATAATTTAGCTGTGCTCAGGAATGTGGCAGAGGAGAATGGTCTTCAAAGTGTCTCATTCCCTTCACCATAATCTTACAAGAtgttatctaactttttttcacattgGTGAACtgcagtgtatgtatgtatgtatatatatatatatatatatatatatatatatatatatatatatatatatatatatatatatatatatatatatacacacatatatatatatatatatatatatatatatatatatatatatatatatatatatatatatatatatatatatatatatatatatatatatatatatatatatatatatatatatatatatatatatatatatatatatatatatatatatatatatatatatatatatatatatatatatatatatatatatatatatatatatatatatatatatatatatatatatatatatatatatatatatatatatatatatatatatatatatatatatatatatatatatatatatatatatatatatatatatatatatatatatatatatatatatatatatatatatatatatatatatatatatatatatatatatatatatatatatatatatatatatatatatatatatatatatatatgtatgtatatatcacATTCACTTTGACagtgaaatatgaatgaaaatgtgATATAAGAAATGATACAGGGTGGGGCGCggatacttcccgatttgagaatgaaataaaaacctgttcacacttcacagtgctttattcttcttttatgcctctcacacaacatgggagatttacttttacactgttttaaagacaatatcttttaaatgtccacctccattgtcaatacactgattcacACAATTTCGGAATCTTTGGTCTACTCTttccagcatgttgagcggtatattggctatttcagttcggattgcgttctgtaggtcttccagggtctgtggatGGGTGTTATaaaccagggatttgagatatccccacaggaaataatcacagggggctaaatcaggtgagcgcgcaggccagtttaagtctcctctcagggaaatcagtcggtcgggaaaagcttctctcaggaatcccattgaaatgcgtgcAGTGTGGGCTGTGGCCCCATCTTGCTGGAACCACACGTTGCCATTATCCAGGTCCATATTAATGAGAGCAGGCATAAAAAACTCCCTGAGCATTGTCACATAGCGTTCTGAAGTCACTGTTACGGCACCACCGTTTTCTTGGAAAAAGTAAGGGCCAATGATCCCTACTCTTGACACTTAAACTGGCCTGCGCGCTCACCTTATTTAGCtccctgtgattatttcctgtggggatatctcaaatccctggtttataacgaccatccacagaccctggaagacctacagaacgccatccgaactgaaatagccaatataccgtTCAACATGCTGGAAAGAGTAGACCAAAGAttccgaaatcgtctgaatcagtgtattgacaatggaggtggacatttaaaagatattgtctttaaaacgtGTAtaagtaaatctcccatgttgtgtgaaaggcataaaagaagaataaagaattgtgaagtgtgaacaggtttttattttagtctcaaatcgggaagtatTCGCGCCCCACCCTGTATAATAAGGCTTGTGACTTACGACCACCAATACGTAGATGAAAAACAAGTAGATAAGTAACAAAACTACTGCAGTTCATTTCTTTCCCACTGCATTTGCCTGTGTTGCTTTTAGAGGAACATGTTATATCCTCGACATTTCCATGTTGCAGGGGTAATCATAATCTCCGTGGCAACCTTAAAGGTTAGGACAATATGATACTGTCATGCTCAAGAGGCCCAGCTCAACATGCGAGGTCATCAGGACTCCTGgggccgtaccaagagtcgcgaaggccaaggcacagaccttcccttcgaccagcaaggcaaagccttcgcccttaccttcaaaccgtaccaagagtcgccgtggaaggtagggccacgagaggtctgccgctagcatgagttggtaacagttgtttcggtattggtatgactgtaatccggatttgagcttcacgaacgacaacaaaaccacagCGCGCCctacaagaatggagggaagaagctgtgaccgggcctcgccactcacgcacgaacagagaataatgattttcaatcttttaaaagagaataaagacttgcaagaccgctcaacaaacccagctagccttcacaagaaaaaaattagcttgggaggagatcaccaagtcatttaatgccattaacatttttaatattaagatatttatagctaaataaaaattcaagattttagcatcagctggtgcttagagagaaactgacaatgtgaaaaagaggcaggctcaggtagtgagtaacaagcccacatgtgatcagagttattgaatatctgtgtcctcaagcattccttattgaaacctggcttgccacacacttaaataatttttcttcttttcaagttttgtatatgtatagcagttctgaatgtttattgttgttgctcaatttcactatgtatttataacaggtttattcaacaactttacagactgcagtgttttcataatttccagaattcttaactttctttttttctgtatccttccattatccctaaagtggtaatttatcatgtgtttggaaatcactgtcttacaaaatccatatcaagaagcagtggtaattcattacaagagttgagaaatttgtattctttgggatctgctagaccacaatttgtatgcatatcattaaaaattccatagttaacacattagtatagtcaatcatgaattacattaatcatggcctgaaatggtttggatacaggactatacatcttgagaactacctacaatactgtcagtatacctagacttaaatccttgcacatcacacccaactcagtgaaaagttatctgttgacttagctttaacattattgcactcaatgcttatgtcactcactgtctgagagagagagagagagagagagagagagagagagagagagagagagagagagagagagagagagagagagagagagagagagagagagagagagagagagagagagagagagagagagagagagagagagagagagagagagagagagagagagagagagagagagagagagagagagagagagagagagagagagagagagagagagagagagagagagagagagagagagagagagagagagagagagagagagagagagagagagagagagagagagagagagagagagagagagagagagagagagagagagagagagagagagagagagagagagagagagagagagagagagagagagagagagagagagagagagagagagagagagagagagagagagagagagagagagagagagagagagagagagagagagagagagagagagagagagagagagagagagagagagagagagagagagagagagagagagagagagagagagagagagagagagagagagagagagagagagagagagagagagagagagagagagagagagagagagagagagagagagagagagagagagagagagagagagagagagagagagagagagagagagagagagagagagagagagagagagagagagagagagagagagagagagagagagagagagagagagagagagagagagttgagagagagagagagagagagagagagagagagagagagagagagagagagagagagagagagagagagagagagagagagagagagagagagagagagagagagagagagagagagagagagagagagagagagagagagagagagagagagagagagagagagagagagagagagagagagagagagagagagagagagagagagagagagagagagagagagagagagagagagagagagagagagagagagagagagagagagagagagagagagagagagagtttgataagaagtcctgggttagtgtgaagtggggtgcttgtgaaattctctgtctacatccctacatacatctttgtggttttgttttaaacctgcttatacaggctagtatttaccttgtgactggcttttctttgcatactttgacagccttctgtctgttggcagttcacctgtcacttcctattctccattaacccatgcacatatttggtctttaataggcttggatgatgagctcactaaagaaaatatttattaccatgaaataaacagtgtaactttcctgacaaacgaaaacaagcttcataaaacagctaggtggcgagctttctggatccactgcgttcttccacctcgcgattttaaggcgatccttcactattataaaaagaatagtaacttaagtggaaacataactatcggttttccgagattgaaaatattacttgatgttgattttagttcatactattcgttggtcactccagcttacgaaaattataaaatatttcttcgaaggtcatgtggaagacacggggacacccatgccttcccttcgaccttccctctgctcttcgttccaataatgacagcgactcttggtaccatattaccttcccttctaccctcgaccttaaaccttcgtgactcttggtacgggccCTGATTGGTGTCTTCCGCTCGTCCGTTCTTCTAAGCACGTGTCTTAACCCAAGACAAATACAAACCACCTCCATCAAGACAGCTTTGTTACCTGGTCATCTGCCGGCTGCTGGTGAGGAACTGGTAAAAATtaccctggaaaaaaaaatagataaataataataatgaataacaaaatgtaaaaaaatagatatttaaatgataataatgacaaaaatgataataatgataataactataacaataataataataataataataataataataataataataataataataataataataataataataataataatactactactactactactactactactactaataataataataataataataataataatgattataataatggataattaacaataataataataataataataataataataataataataataataataataataataataataataatagtaataataataatagtaataataataatacataattaacaataacaataataataatgataataataataataataatagcagtaaaggGAGGGGCACAAAGGAGCACAGAAACACGTCACTTCACATTACAGCGTTACTTAGCTTCTTATTACTAAATTTGCTACAAACTGTCACATTGAATATAAGGCAGCTTATAGTAGAATACATTGTTCAGTTACCCTACACAGATGGATCAGCTTCCTGGTTCTGAAGAGTAAGAAATCAATACTTGTCAATTCGAACAAACTCCTTTTTTAACATCAGTTTTTTGTTACCAATGTATCATGAATTACAAGCATGTGCCTGACGAACGGTACTCCtcccctttttatttatttatttatttattttactttacagATAACAGGAAAAGCCGACACAAGAGAAAACTGCTCACTCAGTTGCCACAGGAAATAATACACTGAATCTCAAAATGTTCTTGGTGCAGCAGGTAATCTAGCCCCGCGGGGTTCCCTGCTCTGCTACAGGCCACCGGCAAGGATAATGCCACTCAATTAGCACATGTGACTATTAGTGTTAATTCAATTGTAAAAAACAGTATAGTTACAACAAGTACCAGAGCTCAATCCGTACACCCAGCACTGCTGTCGGTCCTTCCTTGTACGTCTTGCATGTGGCCGGTGTGATCATCTTTACTCGCACTGCACCTCCCAGGATTCAACCACTCCAAGCTGTGCACACATATCTCTCACGATGCATTGTCGCTTATACTTGAGTGTTCTTCCGTTCGCTATCTCGACTTTTgttctccttcaatctttctctctcgccaGTAGCCTCTCCCTTCGCCTCCACCACAAGGCAACACTCACGCCGGATCAGCACGAAAGTCTGACatttgcttcaccttcactcttaGCGGAAAATCAGCTCAGAAGGCAATCCGCTCATGTAACACACAGAATCTTTGAGCtattcatacaaaatatagttCTTCACACTACCATCTATGCAGGCAGCCGGTTGCACGCTGATTTTCAGCAACCAACTGCCAGCAGAACAGTGCAAAAATTAAATACTTCTATGACATCCTTAGCTGCTAAATGTATCTGAGGAAAGAATTGCACTTGGTGACTCCTCTTTAACTTCTATCGCTCAGCATGTACGTTTTCATATGAACATGTATATGTGTACGAGGCTGCACTTCTCCGAAGATATAGCTCTAGAAATAAATACCTTAACATGTATCCTGTCATGCACGAATCAGGCACCTACACACCTCGATGTTCTCTCCGacccagatacacacacacacacacacacacacacacacacacacacacacacacacacacacacacacacacacacacacacacacaaccgttGCTGCTTCGCACAGCACACACTCAGCAAAGCAACTGACCTGAGAGGCACAGCTTGCAACGGACacacagcggcggcggcggcggcggtgctaGCCAGGTCATTGGGCCACATCCGCCAATTTATCTTGTAAGTGCAGACGTTATGTTGGCGGCACTGTGTGGAATGTAggcggaggaaggggagatgacCGTTGGTCGGTCTCACACGTGGTGCCACACTTACACCGCATGATCCACTCCACCTGGTACTGAACTGTCTCGTAATTGTCGCTTTTGATCTCGTCGTACAAATAGTCGTCTTCCGTTGTGAGGTTCTCGTGTTCTAGCAACGGTTCATTGTCAAGGTCGTCCTCATTACTATTCCAGACTTCGTTGTAGTCTCTCGGGAGCCTCGGGTCGGTGAGCACTGCTTCAGCCACGGGCTGTCCCTCGTCCATCATGTCGTAGACGCTCAGAGTAGTAGTTGGGGGCGTCTGGGCAACGTGTGGGCGTGGCCGTAGCGGGCGTGGGTCGGGGAAGGCTCGCGGGAGAGCAAGCAGATCGGTGTTGGCGTGTAGTGGACACAggaatgtgatggagatggtggtggaggtgtgtaCAGTACAGCACCGGCCTGTACAGGTAGCGCACCGTTTGGGTCTGTAGCGTCGCTCGCTGACACACCATCCAACTCTAAGCCTCAGTGCCCTGCTCGGCCGCAGCGTCGCTTTGCACTGATGGCTGCGCTGAAGGTGTAAAAAATGGAGTCATTAATGGTTAAGTCTCCCTAACAAGGCTACAGTGTTTCTTATCATAAGGTAACAATGCAGTCTGATTGACAAGCGTTACATTAAGCAGAGTTCAATAGCGGTCTCTCTTTTTAAAGCCTTTTTAACATTCTTAACTAACTCTAAACATTCAAGCACAAAACATTTCCTGTTGTTCAAGACATGAAATTATTCAAACAGTTCAGcttgaaaggaaacaaatacTTGAATTGCTTCCACCCTACGTACTCAAGATCCAATGTGTGAGTCGagtgcaacaacaacagtgtctTCAAACCATCGAAACCAAATtgaaatagtaatgatgataatgacaataatgataacaattataacaacaacaacaacgacaacaacaacaacaataacaacaacaacaacaacaacaacaacaacaacaataataatgataataataataatagtaataataataataataataataataataataataataataataataataataataataataatattattattattattattattgttattattattatcattattaataaataataatagtaatagtgataatagtaatgataaccaTAATcataacaaaagcaataataatgataacaacaacaacaacaataataataataataataataataataataataataactataataataataataataataataataataataataataataataataatgataatgataatgataataataataataataataataataataataataataataataataataataataataacaataataataataataactataatagtacttaataataataatcatcttaTGAACACACGGGACAAACACTACAGCTTGGTGACGCATAGGAGCAGAGACAGGAAACTAAATTGAGAGGCCTGGCGGTGCGGTGTGGCTGGGGCGATGGTTTGGTCGATGGCAAAAACTATGCTCATTCTAACGTACGTAGTTCAGACGAGAGTTATGGCGGAGGGACTTTATGGGTAGCCTAAAGGATGCGGGGAAGTCCGGAGCAGTTCGTGACTCTAATCGGTGGCATTGATCACTGCGTCTGGTGCTCAGTGAAAGTGACGCCGCCGCGAACTAGGAATACTGACAAACCTAATTACTGAGACGGTGGGAAGGGTAAGTGGCCGTCGGGGAGATGAAGTAAGATtatactgttgtgtgtgtgtgtgtgtgtgtgtgtgtgtgtgtgtgtgtgtgtgtgtgtgtgtgtgtgtgtgtgtgtgtgtgtgtgtgtgtgtgtgtgtgtgtgtttagagaggTCACTGTCAGACAACGGCTTTTGCAACACACATAATTCGTAACACACAAAATACTGTTAAGACACTGGCATCATGTATGTTGCTTTAATATTTGTACAAGTCTGAAGCTGCACGTAGTTGTGAAGTGTCTCTCATTACTACCATAAATTAAAGCGCTGCCCGTAATAATTCACTACGAAAAGCGTGTTCATTTTCCAGAGGATTAGATAGAAAGGACAACTAGCTGCCTTTAATTTTACCGTTGAGAATAATCGATATAAATAATCCAGATCTGTGAGGTCTTTGGCACAAATCTCTGTCGCGTGAGGACAATCCCAGGCGATTAAGTAAAGCAATTTTGTTTACACCCCAAATACGAAACGAAAATACGACCATATAAACAGGTGAGACTCCAGACTCAGTAATGGAAGTGTCGGGTAAATGACGGTGAGCGGCATTAGTAAGGTCTTTGCGGACAGATTGGAGGCAAGACCTGAAGCGGAAGGGAAGCGGGACGGAGGCGGACGGGAGCAGAGGAAGTGGTCGGAGAATGGATAGGGGACAGAAGACGGAGTGGAGTAGAAGGGAAAGGCAATATTGATTATTTGAGAATTACGAGGAAGGGGAGCGAATTCAGTGATAAAACTGGATAAACAGATTGAGCAGCTAGCGTGGGTAAAAACCACTGTACGCGTTGCAAGAACATGAAATTACCAATAACAGAGAAgagatgtatgtatatatgtatgtatgtatgtatgtatgtatgtatgtatgtatgtatgtatgtatgtatgtatgtatgaatgtctatatgtatgtacgtatgtatgtgtgcatgtatgtaaaATGCATACATTCATACTCATCATACTCATGAAGGAGGTAGcgcaacaagaacaaaaaacagataaatgaataaaatgacttGATAGAAAGATCTTACTCCAGAAGATTATTTTTAAAACAGAGGACAATTTGATTTCATTGACGTCTTCATACTCGTCGATTCACTTGAAGTCATGGGAAGGAGAACCAGAATTCAGCAgcgaaaggaatgaaagagtgaagatgcaacatccaggCTGAATGAGACACTCGAGGCATTTAAAGCAGAAGAGTTGATGAGGCGAAAAGCTTCAACACCATGCTGTTTACTAAGGTTGTGTGAGTGGAGCCATCACCTCCTGTATGAAAGCTGTACTCCACAGATGAACGGAGCAAGCACTTATATTACGTTTGCATTTATGCATCTGTACGGAGAAAATGCTGAATATGACACAAAAAAGTACCAAACTttataaaagctgttttaataAGATAATAGATATGAAATTTCCAGCTGAAATTTTTAGTAAAGGATAAGCCAAGTATGTTGTATGGAGGATAGAAGAACAGTTGTGTCACTGATTTTAGAAATACGTCGAATGTAGACGAACtttcaacaaaaagaaagatggaggttgacataaagaaaggtaagaatCAGCTTTCGAGATAAGAGGTGATCGTAATGGACTATCtggatacaagaaaagaaaaggtgaagataTTTTTGACCAAGTGCCAAAAGtcataaacaaaatatttgCACATATTTTGAAATGTCTTAATTGAAAGAGTTTTGACAACTtttaagaaacaaaagaaaaaagaaaaagaaaaggccgtGTGCTTCAGAAGATGAAAACATACGGTACCGTCTGAGAGCAGCCTTTTAATTCTGGACTGCAAGGAAATAAGGTGAGCTAAACTAAAATGTACAAACACTGGGAATGTACGTCTCCATCCTTGAGACAATCATCTAATGTTATGCATTCAGTACAAACAGATAGTTCTCTGACATGGAACAAATAGTTATTTTAATATATGTAAATTAGAATAGTAATGTTTTTTGTCATTCCACTTAGAAAGGAAGAGTGTAGTACTCGATGCCTTTGGTGAGTTTACAAGCACCGCTGAAGCAACAGTACAAATTGAGAAATAAGATAGTAATCACAGAAACCCAACCACAAAACCAGTGCAAGTTGAAGGGTTAGAGATAAACGAAAATTTAAGAAAATTGGGTCTATCTCTCTGACGGTCAGTAATATGCATGTAATACAATATGAAAAATGAGCTGAAAATAAACTGTACACCTTCTCATTATTTAACATTACATGAGTAAACAGACAAGAGTTTAATTTTCTTGGCCAAATAGTTTCATGATCTACTCACCCTGATGTGGTGTTTCCTTGTGGCCAGGTGATTGGTGGGGAGCATCGGTAGCTGTTGTTGTCTGAGATCCTGGCAAGGACGCAATTGACATAAGCGAGTTTGATTGACAATCTGACACCGAGCATTGTCTGTTGACCATCGGACAGAAAGTCCAACGCCACATGAAGTCACAGAACATGGCGACCACCTCCCGGAGGCACGTTCACACACTGGGGGGCCTTCCGCTCTATCTGGAGGATGAAGACACGGGATTACAGTGAATCTCTGACCACATTTAGAGATCAATAATTATTATACCTACTTACCTTTAATACGAAATCATAAATTGTAACATTCAATATAATTCTGAGGATATATTGTAGCAAAGATGTTGTGCGCCGCATGTGTGTTTACTCGTTTTCAGCTCATCTGGTTACCGTTGTTGTACTTTTCAGCCGCGTGGCGTCCCTGATATTACTCATGATCTCCAGTGGACTTGGGATGAGCCTGTGATGTGGTCTTCATTGCGTTTCTATTTCGTAATGGCAATAATTGGTGTgataaaaaaagtgtttgggAATTGTGTTCCGACTCAAAATTGTACCAAACTTCCTTATTTCAAATTTCCAAGAAATGTTCTCAGACGCTGCCGCCAAGACGAGAAACATCATCGCCCGAACATTATATGCTCTTTAAACCACCAGAtataatattttcatctccactgTTCGCaacatttacctttttttt from the Portunus trituberculatus isolate SZX2019 chromosome 17, ASM1759143v1, whole genome shotgun sequence genome contains:
- the LOC123505227 gene encoding CCN family member 2-like, whose protein sequence is MGGWAATVAWCVALWAAVLGQRAPCYQCELYRDAHPHSRPYNSIRARCVYPCECGAVPDCPAGVSLVRDGCGCCWQCARQLGEICNGTHTCDTTRNLTCFYANSKDLSGVCRGATSTAATTVGCRVNNRTFENGENFSPDCRTQCSCQNGTYACVSLCPNESLQPSSQCHNPHLVSVPGQCCREWMCDAPDRAEGPPVCERASGRWSPCSVTSCGVGLSVRWSTDNARCQIVNQTRLCQLRPCQDLRQQQLPMLPTNHLATRKHHIRRSHQCKATLRPSRALRLRVGWCVSERRYRPKRCATCTGRCCTVHTSTTISITFLCPLHANTDLLALPRAFPDPRPLRPRPHVAQTPPTTTLSVYDMMDEGQPVAEAVLTDPRLPRDYNEVWNSNEDDLDNEPLLEHENLTTEDDYLYDEIKSDNYETVQYQVEWIMRCKCGTTCETDQRSSPLPPPTFHTVPPT